One genomic region from Spirosoma sp. KCTC 42546 encodes:
- a CDS encoding DoxX family protein: MSVSIRNLVAWILRLLLCLVFLASSIRTLSDLPGAVRLFTTLGLPGWLAYVIGGAELLGSIGLLVPMLTRFAAIGLSIIMIGAIGMHAFLIPGGLMGGIPAMILLLLLTSLLWLRRLHPSEAFDVSREDITTQV; this comes from the coding sequence ATGTCCGTTTCCATTCGCAATCTTGTAGCCTGGATCCTCCGGCTACTGCTCTGTCTCGTTTTTTTGGCTTCCAGCATCAGAACACTGAGCGACTTGCCCGGTGCAGTCAGGCTGTTTACTACGTTGGGGCTTCCTGGCTGGTTAGCCTACGTTATTGGGGGCGCTGAACTCCTCGGGAGCATTGGTTTACTAGTACCAATGCTCACCCGCTTTGCTGCTATAGGCCTCTCCATTATCATGATCGGTGCAATAGGTATGCATGCCTTTTTGATTCCGGGCGGTCTGATGGGTGGGATACCGGCCATGATTCTGCTCCTGTTGTTGACAAGCCTACTCTGGCTGCGTCGCCTTCACCCGTCAGAAGCATTTGACGTATCCAGAGAAGACATTACTACACAAGTGTGA
- a CDS encoding Crp/Fnr family transcriptional regulator produces MYKALQEAVNAIMPMTDADFVLLDAMTSTFSVLKGQTLMEPGRVCTDIYFLTHGVFRMYYVDPDGREINYRFALENNFMVDFQSFLSRKPSHYYWQAMENARGFAFSYNDVQEAYRQSRNWERFGRLMAEQVYQQVNERIELLQFLTPEQRYLHVVATQPALVNQISQFHLSSYLGVTPESLSRIRKRLSQH; encoded by the coding sequence ATGTACAAAGCACTGCAAGAAGCTGTCAATGCCATTATGCCCATGACGGACGCCGATTTTGTCCTGCTGGACGCCATGACATCGACCTTTTCCGTACTTAAAGGGCAAACACTGATGGAGCCCGGCCGGGTGTGTACTGACATTTACTTCCTGACCCACGGCGTCTTTCGCATGTACTACGTTGATCCCGACGGCCGGGAGATCAATTACCGATTTGCCCTTGAGAACAACTTCATGGTCGACTTTCAGAGCTTTCTGAGTCGCAAACCATCCCATTACTACTGGCAGGCGATGGAAAATGCCCGGGGATTCGCCTTCAGCTACAATGATGTGCAAGAAGCCTATCGACAATCGCGTAACTGGGAACGCTTTGGTCGACTGATGGCCGAGCAGGTCTACCAGCAGGTCAACGAGCGCATCGAACTCCTCCAGTTTTTAACGCCCGAGCAGCGGTACCTGCACGTGGTGGCTACGCAACCGGCCCTGGTCAACCAAATCTCCCAGTTTCATCTGTCCTCTTACCTGGGCGTTACGCCAGAATCCCTGAGTCGAATCCGCAAGCGGCTCAGTCAACACTAA
- a CDS encoding aldo/keto reductase — protein sequence MNTLKTVALGSQGLQVSVQGLGCMGMSDFPGGTIYGTPDERESIATIHLAIELGVTMLDTADVYGPFTNEQLVGKALAGKRDQITIATKFGFEVDAAGAITYAFNGQPAYVRKSIERSLRNLKTDYIDLYYLHRLDPNTPIEETVGAMADLVQEGKVRYLGLSEVPSDIIRRAHAVHPITAIESEYSLFDREVEVTGVLATTRELGIGFVGYSPLGRGFLSGAIKSPDDFEPTDSRRMFPRYQGDNFYKNLELVTKLESMAVTKGVSASQLALAWVLAQHVVAIPGTKRRTYLEANVAAAAITLSPSELDELDAILPVGSVAGSAYPVFS from the coding sequence ATGAACACGTTGAAAACAGTAGCGCTAGGCAGTCAGGGACTGCAGGTTTCGGTGCAGGGATTGGGCTGTATGGGTATGAGCGATTTTCCCGGCGGCACGATATACGGTACGCCCGACGAACGCGAAAGCATCGCCACCATTCACCTGGCAATCGAACTCGGAGTTACCATGCTCGATACGGCGGATGTATACGGCCCCTTTACCAACGAACAGTTAGTCGGCAAAGCCCTGGCGGGAAAACGCGACCAGATTACGATCGCCACCAAATTCGGTTTCGAAGTCGACGCTGCCGGTGCCATTACCTACGCCTTTAATGGCCAGCCGGCGTACGTCCGGAAGTCGATTGAGCGCTCATTGAGAAACCTCAAAACGGACTACATCGACCTCTATTACCTGCACCGACTGGACCCTAATACGCCGATTGAAGAGACTGTTGGTGCTATGGCGGATCTGGTTCAGGAAGGAAAAGTCCGGTATCTGGGTCTGTCTGAAGTGCCCTCCGACATCATCCGACGGGCGCATGCGGTTCACCCCATCACAGCCATCGAAAGTGAGTATTCGCTGTTCGACCGGGAAGTAGAGGTAACGGGTGTGCTGGCAACAACGCGGGAACTGGGTATCGGCTTTGTGGGTTACTCGCCCCTGGGACGGGGTTTTCTGTCGGGGGCGATTAAATCGCCGGATGATTTCGAGCCGACTGATTCACGCCGGATGTTTCCCCGCTACCAGGGCGACAACTTTTACAAGAACCTGGAGTTAGTTACCAAGCTGGAGTCAATGGCCGTAACGAAAGGCGTTTCGGCGTCGCAACTGGCCCTGGCCTGGGTACTCGCTCAACACGTAGTAGCTATCCCCGGAACGAAACGGCGAACGTACCTGGAAGCCAATGTAGCCGCTGCTGCCATCACATTAAGCCCTTCGGAACTCGACGAACTCGATGCTATTCTGCCGGTGGGCAGCGTAGCGGGCTCCGCTTACCCGGTTTTTAGCTAA
- a CDS encoding EthD domain-containing protein, producing MIKFTILLRKRADLSHDEFVTYHKTKHAPLFISLPEVQQHVRRYVQCHSLPIALPGMPPQAYDGITELWFDNEDAMGQVFLSERYLALVRPDEAKFLDMAGCGFLVCSENAVL from the coding sequence ATGATCAAATTCACGATTCTCCTGCGCAAACGCGCCGACTTAAGTCACGACGAGTTTGTCACCTATCACAAGACCAAACACGCGCCCTTGTTCATTTCCCTGCCTGAAGTACAGCAGCATGTGCGTCGTTATGTGCAGTGCCACTCCTTACCGATTGCGTTGCCGGGGATGCCACCCCAGGCGTACGACGGCATAACCGAGTTATGGTTCGACAATGAAGATGCCATGGGGCAGGTGTTCCTATCCGAGCGGTATCTGGCTCTGGTACGGCCTGATGAAGCGAAGTTTCTGGACATGGCAGGCTGTGGTTTCCTGGTATGTTCCGAAAATGCGGTCTTATAA
- a CDS encoding AraC family transcriptional regulator: protein MAESIKTYTNESFRHQYIRAEALVDNLLKTNFGHFFVTRIEDAIPTMKLPVPPVRSTNHSLVYLSQGEVTMGVGAETYRIGPDTCLFVPAGQVFSVDAVNMVNENEGYLCNFHPDFLIGRFGKAELLNDYEFLRVWGNPHVRLDKPTADFVSQVFNRMLLHYSTFGLTQLVLIQATFITLLSEINQAYQPALVSPKIPALNITNRFKELLFTYGKNYHLVAEYADRLNISANHLNKSVRLITGKSPIKWIDETIVLEAKVLLYQTQLSIGEVAAQVGIADASYFSHLFKKYATVTPSAFRKMIEIHQ, encoded by the coding sequence ATGGCCGAATCGATTAAAACGTACACGAATGAGAGCTTTCGCCACCAGTACATACGAGCAGAAGCGCTTGTAGATAACCTGCTTAAAACAAACTTCGGGCACTTCTTCGTCACCCGAATCGAAGATGCTATTCCTACGATGAAGCTGCCCGTGCCACCAGTACGTTCGACCAATCACAGTTTGGTGTATTTATCACAGGGCGAAGTTACAATGGGAGTCGGGGCAGAAACTTACAGAATTGGCCCGGACACGTGCCTGTTTGTGCCAGCAGGCCAGGTGTTCTCCGTCGATGCGGTCAATATGGTAAACGAGAATGAAGGGTATCTCTGCAACTTCCATCCTGATTTTCTAATCGGGCGATTTGGCAAAGCCGAGTTGCTCAACGACTACGAGTTTCTACGGGTCTGGGGCAACCCACATGTCAGGTTAGATAAGCCAACGGCGGATTTCGTCAGCCAGGTGTTCAACCGAATGTTGTTGCATTATTCCACCTTTGGACTCACGCAGCTAGTCCTAATACAAGCTACGTTCATTACCCTATTAAGTGAAATCAATCAGGCCTATCAGCCTGCGCTGGTCAGTCCCAAAATTCCTGCTCTCAACATTACTAACAGGTTTAAAGAATTGCTTTTCACCTACGGCAAGAATTATCATCTGGTAGCCGAATACGCCGACCGACTCAACATTTCGGCTAATCATCTGAACAAGTCAGTTCGGCTCATTACGGGTAAATCGCCTATTAAATGGATTGATGAAACTATAGTATTGGAAGCCAAGGTGTTACTCTATCAAACCCAGCTTTCTATTGGTGAAGTTGCTGCCCAGGTAGGAATCGCAGATGCGTCGTATTTCAGCCATCTGTTCAAAAAATACGCGACAGTAACTCCCTCGGCTTTTCGGAAAATGATTGAAATTCACCAATAG
- a CDS encoding IS1182 family transposase yields MQGRKEYTEKPITYFQLSSHIPTDNFYRRLKERLDLTFLYEHTKELYGSTGNPSIDPVVFFRFMLIGYLENITSDRKLIEHCSMRMDMLYFLGYNIDEPLPWHSTLSRTRQLYPEALFELLFDKVFRLCVAHNMVAGRRLAIDSAPVKANASMETLLEKQPQRPGLKLLPQVEDQNGPVDSIPKLSPRQAASVITAADHQLRRLKKHQQNLKSAPITLGASNEKAQLLSNKTHYSPTDPDARISIKPGKARKLNYNCSLAVDTAEGIISHVQANFADGRDSQSLPDIMRKLQQRLVHNELRLEEILADTGYSNGGNYALLEGWKITGWIPVFGKYKPQIDGFPYDPVADQFTCSAGKPLSFKNFDSQADGGLLKIYRAAYQDCQQCPLKPTCIPNSKCRQITRTAYDPFYRRALERQQSRRGKRMKRLRQQTVEPVLGSLVEYNGLRKINVRGKAGAHKVMLMAAVAFNLKKYMKFTTKSTVSQAIALKVEWSLAPGNTFLSFTMLYFN; encoded by the coding sequence ATGCAAGGCCGAAAAGAATATACCGAAAAGCCCATCACTTATTTTCAGCTGTCGAGCCACATTCCGACAGATAACTTCTATCGTCGGCTAAAGGAGAGGCTTGACCTTACTTTCCTCTATGAACATACTAAAGAACTCTATGGCTCAACGGGCAATCCCTCGATTGACCCAGTGGTATTCTTCAGGTTTATGCTCATCGGCTATCTGGAGAATATTACCTCTGACAGAAAGCTGATTGAGCACTGCTCCATGCGCATGGATATGTTGTATTTTCTGGGGTATAACATCGATGAACCATTGCCTTGGCACTCCACTCTGAGCCGGACCCGCCAGCTATATCCAGAAGCACTTTTTGAGTTATTATTTGACAAAGTATTCCGCCTGTGTGTAGCCCACAACATGGTAGCCGGTCGGCGGCTCGCTATCGACTCGGCTCCTGTCAAAGCGAATGCTTCGATGGAAACACTCTTAGAAAAACAGCCCCAACGACCTGGGCTCAAGTTGCTACCCCAAGTTGAAGATCAAAATGGACCAGTAGATTCGATCCCTAAACTTAGCCCCCGTCAGGCAGCCTCGGTAATCACAGCTGCCGATCACCAGTTGAGACGGCTGAAAAAGCATCAACAAAACCTGAAGAGTGCGCCTATCACCTTGGGAGCCAGTAACGAAAAGGCACAGTTGCTGAGCAATAAAACCCATTATAGCCCTACCGACCCCGATGCGCGCATCTCCATCAAGCCGGGTAAAGCCCGCAAACTCAACTACAATTGTAGCCTGGCAGTGGATACGGCCGAAGGGATTATCAGCCATGTACAGGCTAATTTTGCCGATGGCCGGGACAGCCAGTCTCTACCTGATATTATGCGGAAGCTTCAGCAGCGGTTAGTACACAATGAGTTGCGTCTAGAGGAGATACTGGCCGATACTGGCTACTCGAACGGCGGCAACTACGCCTTACTGGAGGGGTGGAAAATCACTGGCTGGATACCCGTTTTCGGCAAGTATAAGCCCCAGATTGATGGCTTCCCCTATGACCCAGTTGCTGACCAGTTCACTTGTTCCGCTGGGAAGCCACTGTCCTTTAAGAATTTCGATTCGCAGGCCGATGGCGGTTTGCTGAAAATCTACCGAGCCGCTTACCAGGACTGCCAACAGTGCCCGCTTAAACCCACGTGTATTCCCAACAGTAAATGCCGACAGATAACCCGGACGGCCTATGATCCCTTCTATCGTCGAGCCTTGGAACGCCAGCAAAGTCGGCGGGGCAAACGCATGAAACGGCTTCGCCAACAGACGGTAGAACCGGTCTTAGGCAGTTTAGTAGAGTACAATGGCTTACGAAAGATCAATGTACGAGGCAAAGCTGGGGCTCACAAGGTGATGCTAATGGCAGCTGTGGCCTTCAATCTGAAGAAGTATATGAAGTTCACGACCAAGTCTACTGTCAGCCAGGCCATAGCCCTAAAAGTGGAGTGGTCATTGGCTCCTGGAAACACTTTTCTGAGCTTTACCATGCTTTATTTCAACTGA
- a CDS encoding aldo/keto reductase, protein MSPLALGTMTFGNTAWGSPDDTSQQIFNQYIDAGGNLIDTADAYSGGRSEELVGQYIVDRGVRDQVVLATKFGFNTQPGNPHAGGNGRKHIHNALESSLRRLKTDYVDLYWLHVWDMVTPVEEVLQTLGALVQAGKIRYFGFSDMPAWYTAKAATLATVHHVPGPIAMQMEYSLVERMVEQEHIAAGRDGGLSLSPWSPLAAGFLAGKYQRTNAGASGQGRLSGSNPFGTSKFTDRNWQILDVLRTMAGQQNAPLASVALAWLLAQPGVTAPIMGARQMDQLRDNLAALTIRFTADQLAALEAVSRPSLFFTPGLKKMIFGGETGQAWQ, encoded by the coding sequence GTGAGCCCCTTAGCCCTGGGCACTATGACCTTTGGTAACACGGCCTGGGGCTCGCCGGATGATACCTCCCAACAGATCTTTAATCAGTACATCGATGCCGGGGGTAACTTGATCGACACCGCCGACGCCTACTCCGGTGGCCGCAGTGAAGAACTCGTCGGTCAGTACATAGTCGATCGAGGGGTACGCGACCAGGTGGTGCTGGCGACCAAATTTGGCTTCAACACGCAACCGGGCAACCCACACGCCGGGGGCAACGGGCGCAAGCATATTCATAACGCCCTCGAGAGTTCTCTGCGTCGGCTCAAGACCGACTATGTAGACCTCTACTGGCTGCACGTCTGGGATATGGTGACGCCCGTGGAAGAAGTGTTGCAAACGTTGGGCGCCCTGGTGCAGGCGGGTAAGATTCGGTACTTCGGCTTCTCAGACATGCCTGCCTGGTACACGGCTAAAGCGGCAACGCTGGCCACCGTTCATCACGTACCTGGCCCCATTGCCATGCAGATGGAGTACTCGCTGGTGGAGCGCATGGTGGAGCAGGAACATATTGCCGCCGGTCGCGACGGCGGACTGAGCCTGTCGCCCTGGAGTCCACTGGCAGCTGGTTTTCTGGCGGGCAAGTACCAGCGGACCAATGCCGGTGCCAGCGGGCAGGGACGACTGAGCGGCTCTAATCCGTTCGGTACGTCGAAATTCACCGACCGGAACTGGCAAATTCTGGACGTGCTTCGTACCATGGCCGGACAGCAGAATGCCCCGCTGGCTTCCGTGGCCCTGGCCTGGCTTCTGGCGCAACCCGGCGTGACCGCACCGATCATGGGTGCCCGCCAGATGGATCAGTTACGGGACAATCTGGCGGCACTCACAATCCGGTTCACAGCGGATCAACTGGCGGCTTTAGAAGCCGTTTCCCGACCGAGCCTGTTTTTTACGCCGGGCCTGAAAAAGATGATCTTCGGCGGAGAGACAGGTCAGGCATGGCAGTAG
- a CDS encoding AraC family transcriptional regulator has translation MKHTTTDIQTLHTVTEYTRFYDLPAPAHPLLTLIDLGAANKQAVALGGKVVHKPVALQLYTIFLKRNLNGLLYYGHRPYDFSDGVMGFSAPGQVFAVDPSLDTTQVTGWMLVFHPDLLRKYPVGKRIGSYGFFSYAVHEALHLSEQEEVQLSRLLDNLRAECERPIDAFSQDVLVGQVELLLTYADRFYTRQFVTRRSVEHDRDEGSVLSRFETALRDYFAREADQPLPTVQFFADQLNVSPAYLSDLLRVLTGQNTQQHIHNALIEKAKRLLLTTSLSVNETAFQLGFEYPQYFSRLFKSKTGLSPVAFRFSAQ, from the coding sequence ATGAAACACACGACCACCGATATCCAGACGCTGCATACCGTCACGGAATACACCCGGTTCTACGACCTGCCCGCCCCCGCGCATCCGTTGCTGACGCTGATTGATCTGGGAGCCGCTAATAAACAGGCGGTGGCCCTTGGCGGCAAGGTGGTACACAAACCAGTAGCGCTCCAACTCTACACGATTTTTCTGAAACGAAACTTGAATGGACTGCTGTACTACGGTCATCGGCCCTACGATTTTAGTGATGGGGTCATGGGTTTTTCAGCGCCCGGCCAGGTATTCGCGGTCGATCCGTCATTAGATACGACCCAGGTGACGGGCTGGATGCTGGTGTTCCACCCGGACTTGCTGCGGAAATACCCCGTAGGCAAACGAATTGGCAGCTACGGCTTTTTCTCGTATGCCGTGCATGAAGCGCTTCATCTGTCGGAACAGGAAGAAGTTCAGCTTAGCCGATTGCTCGACAACTTGCGGGCAGAGTGCGAACGACCGATCGACGCGTTCAGTCAGGACGTACTGGTAGGGCAGGTCGAATTGCTGTTGACCTACGCCGACCGTTTTTATACCCGGCAGTTTGTTACCCGACGCTCCGTGGAACACGACCGCGACGAAGGATCGGTCTTGAGCCGGTTCGAGACCGCGCTGAGAGACTATTTCGCGCGGGAGGCTGACCAGCCTTTGCCAACGGTTCAGTTTTTCGCCGATCAACTGAACGTGTCTCCGGCCTACCTGAGTGATCTGCTTAGGGTACTGACTGGTCAGAACACCCAGCAGCACATTCACAATGCCCTGATCGAGAAGGCGAAACGACTGCTGCTGACAACGTCCCTCTCGGTCAATGAGACGGCCTTCCAGCTTGGCTTTGAATACCCGCAGTATTTCAGCCGACTGTTCAAAAGCAAAACGGGTCTCAGTCCGGTGGCCTTTCGTTTCTCGGCGCAATAG
- a CDS encoding gluconolaconase → MKINTNASAVLVALITVLSACEDHRDSPNASLPERIEFVANRLYPEGIAYSSQLGKFLVSSISMGTISTVSSDGQFEEILAAPELVSGIGIKVAGNRVFVCNSDPGTAMKSTPAGAFQTAELLVFNLDTRKLERRTDLDALLPAADRNFANDVTLAPDGTAYVTDSFSPVIYKVTPDGTASVLLRDNVNFSSPGFGLNGIVYHPNGYLIVANVGQQKLYKVDLQRGNAVTEITGTGPLPGDGLCLLNNDLYVVTQGTRVAQVRSTDNWLTASVVKFDEGVYTGATTNVAVNNQVYTLNARISETINARDFSIQRFR, encoded by the coding sequence ATGAAAATCAACACCAACGCAAGCGCGGTACTGGTTGCGTTAATCACTGTTTTAAGTGCCTGCGAAGACCACCGCGATAGCCCTAATGCTTCCTTACCGGAGCGCATTGAGTTTGTGGCGAATCGGCTCTACCCGGAAGGTATTGCTTACTCGTCTCAGTTAGGAAAGTTTCTGGTATCGTCCATATCAATGGGAACAATCAGCACTGTGTCTAGCGATGGTCAATTCGAAGAGATACTGGCAGCGCCTGAACTGGTCAGCGGTATCGGGATAAAAGTGGCTGGTAATCGGGTGTTCGTTTGCAATAGTGATCCGGGGACCGCCATGAAAAGCACACCGGCAGGCGCTTTTCAAACAGCCGAATTACTGGTTTTTAACCTGGACACGCGCAAACTTGAACGCCGAACGGACCTTGACGCTCTGCTGCCAGCGGCTGACCGGAATTTCGCCAATGATGTAACGTTGGCCCCAGACGGCACCGCTTACGTTACCGATTCATTTTCGCCGGTTATCTATAAAGTCACTCCGGATGGAACAGCCAGCGTACTACTGCGTGACAACGTCAATTTTTCAAGTCCCGGCTTTGGGTTGAACGGGATTGTGTATCACCCGAATGGCTACCTGATCGTGGCCAACGTTGGCCAGCAGAAACTCTACAAGGTCGATTTGCAGCGCGGAAACGCGGTCACAGAGATTACAGGTACGGGGCCACTCCCCGGCGATGGACTGTGTTTACTGAACAACGATTTATACGTGGTGACCCAGGGGACCCGCGTGGCGCAGGTCCGCAGCACAGACAACTGGCTAACGGCTTCTGTTGTCAAGTTTGACGAAGGCGTTTATACGGGAGCAACGACGAACGTAGCAGTTAACAACCAAGTGTACACGCTGAATGCCCGGATCAGCGAAACGATCAATGCGCGGGATTTCAGCATCCAACGATTCCGCTAA
- a CDS encoding NAD(P)H-binding protein, producing the protein MKISITGSLGNVSRPLACRLVQQGHAVTVVSSKSERRKEIEAIGATAAIGTMEDADFLAKTFKGADAVYVMEAFETERYLDKQLNIIEAISKVVNNYKQAIQQAGVKRIVHLSSMGAHTDVGTGLLAVHYHAETILRQLPDDVSITHIRPAGFYNNLFQNIPLIKGRGFLAHLLAFRYYGLLPLLRGQTGILMANYGGADKTVWVSPLDIADVVAEELIKPFRGRNVRYVASDEMTCDQVATIIGEAIGKPYLKWVTISDKQMQTGAERFGMPKQIAKALVEMNAGIHSGLVHKDYFLNRPEKLGTVKMVDFAREFAAVYADHN; encoded by the coding sequence ATGAAGATTAGTATAACCGGCTCATTAGGCAACGTCAGCAGGCCGCTCGCTTGCCGATTGGTACAACAAGGGCATGCTGTTACGGTAGTTAGCAGCAAAAGTGAGAGACGAAAAGAGATTGAAGCCATTGGCGCAACAGCAGCTATTGGCACCATGGAAGATGCCGACTTTCTGGCAAAGACCTTCAAGGGGGCCGATGCTGTTTATGTGATGGAGGCTTTTGAGACGGAGCGGTATCTCGATAAACAGCTTAACATCATCGAGGCAATTTCTAAAGTCGTCAACAACTATAAACAGGCTATCCAGCAAGCTGGCGTTAAACGCATTGTACACTTAAGCAGTATGGGTGCCCATACAGACGTAGGTACGGGGCTGCTGGCTGTTCACTACCATGCGGAGACCATTCTGAGACAGTTACCGGACGATGTTTCCATAACACACATTCGTCCTGCCGGTTTCTACAATAACCTATTTCAGAACATACCCTTGATTAAGGGCAGGGGCTTTCTGGCGCACCTGCTGGCCTTCCGTTACTACGGACTACTGCCTCTGTTGAGGGGTCAGACGGGCATTCTGATGGCAAACTACGGCGGAGCTGATAAAACCGTGTGGGTCTCGCCACTTGATATTGCCGATGTGGTTGCGGAAGAGCTGATCAAGCCTTTTCGCGGCAGAAACGTACGGTATGTAGCCAGCGATGAGATGACCTGCGATCAGGTAGCCACCATTATCGGTGAGGCAATCGGTAAGCCGTATTTAAAATGGGTAACTATTTCTGATAAACAGATGCAGACCGGTGCGGAACGCTTTGGGATGCCTAAGCAAATTGCCAAAGCGTTGGTCGAGATGAATGCGGGTATTCATAGCGGTTTGGTCCATAAAGACTATTTCCTGAACAGACCCGAAAAGCTGGGAACGGTCAAGATGGTTGATTTCGCCAGGGAGTTTGCCGCGGTCTATGCCGATCACAACTAA